One segment of Mycobacteriales bacterium DNA contains the following:
- a CDS encoding S8/S53 family peptidase: MRPLTRLLGYAAAVALAASALAGTSAAAPARAGDDAVVVAVIDSGFSPYHWDFLASKMPQARTATKADDLPLDRAPHTWLRGFPEPSAFGTYAPLRLSLDGRNAKTSQAKLFQRDARAWDSVEGSNRSDTSYYWLPGTKVIGAMSFGSGTDTPIWGAGAVEHGMGTTTVSVGNVHGTCPECLLVFLQANGDDQYEAAIEWALRQPWIDAISNSYGVSATGVLRDRVYAGSDTALQKTATERGKTVFFSSGNGVMNDFVTPNTTLLSSQEGPDWLVTVGATDPADVDYPGAGKPADIAGIGTAYPSGYGSTTVSDGADFSGTSNATPTIAGTYARALWLARDALSGPSRVQSGGVVARGGRYACGAKRRACELGDGVLTRTELERRLFQGATPTTGGFAGRRRVPSSILGVVPVPPPVGGTPVPFVTTPPVADSRRFSEGYGTYRARLDGTAKWLKEFETRFWGPLRGTAPAPARPAGDTEWFRVDSWCRQHVWGTWRGGAYLDETRTPLPLPDPATPSRNAYQAGCNALTRPPV; encoded by the coding sequence ATGCGACCCCTCACCCGCCTCCTCGGCTACGCCGCCGCCGTCGCGCTGGCCGCCTCGGCCCTCGCCGGCACCTCGGCCGCCGCGCCCGCCCGTGCCGGCGACGACGCCGTCGTCGTGGCCGTCATCGACTCCGGCTTCTCGCCGTACCACTGGGACTTCCTCGCGTCGAAGATGCCGCAGGCACGGACCGCCACGAAGGCGGACGACCTGCCGCTCGACCGGGCGCCGCACACCTGGCTGCGCGGCTTCCCGGAGCCGTCGGCGTTCGGGACGTACGCGCCGCTGCGGCTGAGCCTCGACGGCCGCAACGCGAAGACGTCCCAGGCGAAGCTGTTCCAGCGGGACGCCCGCGCGTGGGACTCGGTCGAGGGGAGCAACCGCTCGGACACGTCGTACTACTGGCTGCCGGGCACGAAGGTGATCGGCGCGATGTCGTTCGGCTCCGGCACCGACACCCCGATCTGGGGCGCCGGGGCGGTCGAGCACGGCATGGGCACCACCACCGTCTCCGTCGGCAACGTGCACGGCACCTGCCCCGAGTGCCTGCTGGTGTTCCTCCAGGCGAACGGCGACGACCAGTACGAGGCCGCCATCGAGTGGGCGCTGCGGCAGCCGTGGATCGACGCGATCAGCAACTCGTACGGCGTCTCGGCGACCGGCGTCCTCCGCGACCGGGTCTACGCCGGCTCCGACACGGCGTTGCAGAAGACGGCGACCGAGCGCGGCAAGACCGTCTTCTTCTCCTCCGGCAACGGCGTGATGAACGACTTCGTCACCCCCAACACCACGCTGCTGTCCTCGCAGGAGGGCCCGGACTGGCTGGTCACGGTCGGCGCCACCGACCCGGCCGACGTCGACTACCCCGGCGCGGGCAAGCCGGCCGACATCGCGGGCATCGGCACCGCCTACCCTTCCGGCTACGGCTCCACGACCGTGAGCGACGGCGCCGACTTCAGCGGCACCTCCAACGCCACGCCCACCATCGCCGGCACGTACGCCCGCGCGCTGTGGCTGGCCCGGGACGCCCTGTCCGGCCCGTCGCGGGTCCAGAGCGGCGGCGTCGTGGCCCGGGGCGGCCGGTACGCGTGCGGCGCCAAGCGGCGCGCCTGCGAGCTCGGCGACGGCGTGCTCACGCGGACCGAGCTGGAACGCCGCCTGTTCCAGGGCGCCACGCCGACCACCGGCGGCTTCGCCGGGCGCCGCAGGGTGCCGTCCAGCATCCTCGGCGTCGTCCCGGTCCCGCCGCCCGTCGGCGGCACGCCGGTGCCGTTCGTGACCACGCCGCCGGTCGCCGACAGCCGCCGGTTCTCCGAGGGGTACGGCACCTACCGCGCCCGCCTCGACGGGACCGCGAAGTGGCTCAAGGAGTTCGAGACGAGGTTCTGGGGGCCGCTGCGCGGCACCGCCCCGGCGCCGGCCCGGCCGGCGGGGGACACCGAGTGGTTCCGCGTCGACTCGTGGTGCCGCCAGCACGTGTGGGGCACCTGGCGCGGCGGCGCGTACCTCGACGAGACGAGGACGCCGCTCCCGCTGCCCGACCCGGCGACGCCGTCGCGCAACGCCTACCAGGCCGGCTGCAACGCGCTGACCCGCCCACCGGTCTAG
- a CDS encoding cysteine synthase family protein, with protein MSTATPTLPRTPRPGARDDVEAMIGDTPLVRLRRMFPADGPAVYLKLEQFNPGGSVKDRTALGIIRHAEETGVLRPGMTIVESSSGNTAIGLSLLAQSRGYHVVAICDRHLPAVKRARLRAFGADVVFLPDTPPGMDTVQLRIRLAEHLANVLPDAVTLGQYSSPGNARIHYETTGAEIWRDTGGHVSALVAAVGTCGTITGAGRYLKERDPSVSVVGVEPVGSVVFGGDHGTYLVQGGGLSFVPSIFDGGVVDTGIKVDDATTFGCVRDTALREGWLLGGTGGLVVAGIQRIAERYGPDDTVVGIVADSGDRYVETLFDEDWMAGHAAGAAPVSAWAAHPATAALTQALGCSVNAVPADPGPALAEFCHTIGFDPAGLPVPPEGAA; from the coding sequence ATGAGCACCGCCACGCCCACGCTGCCCCGGACCCCCCGGCCCGGCGCGCGCGACGATGTCGAGGCGATGATCGGCGACACGCCGCTCGTCCGGCTGCGCCGGATGTTCCCGGCCGACGGTCCGGCCGTCTACCTCAAGCTCGAGCAGTTCAACCCGGGCGGCAGCGTCAAGGACCGCACCGCGCTCGGCATCATCCGCCACGCCGAGGAGACCGGCGTGCTGCGGCCCGGCATGACGATCGTGGAGAGCTCGTCCGGCAACACCGCGATCGGGCTGTCGCTGCTCGCGCAGTCGCGCGGCTACCACGTCGTCGCGATCTGCGACCGGCACCTGCCGGCGGTCAAGCGGGCGCGGCTGCGCGCGTTCGGCGCCGACGTCGTGTTCCTGCCGGACACGCCGCCGGGCATGGACACCGTGCAGCTGCGCATCCGTCTCGCCGAGCACCTGGCGAACGTGCTCCCGGACGCGGTGACGCTCGGCCAGTACTCGAGCCCGGGCAACGCGCGGATCCACTACGAGACCACCGGCGCCGAGATCTGGCGCGACACCGGCGGGCATGTGTCCGCCCTCGTCGCCGCGGTCGGCACCTGCGGCACGATCACCGGCGCCGGGCGGTACCTGAAGGAGCGCGACCCGTCGGTCTCCGTCGTCGGCGTGGAGCCGGTGGGCTCGGTCGTGTTCGGCGGCGACCACGGGACCTACCTCGTCCAGGGCGGCGGCCTCAGCTTCGTGCCGAGCATCTTCGACGGCGGCGTCGTCGACACCGGCATCAAGGTCGACGACGCGACGACGTTCGGCTGCGTGCGCGACACGGCGTTGCGCGAGGGGTGGCTGCTCGGCGGCACCGGCGGGCTGGTCGTCGCCGGCATCCAGCGGATCGCCGAGCGGTACGGCCCGGACGACACCGTCGTCGGGATCGTCGCGGACTCGGGGGACCGGTACGTCGAGACGCTGTTCGACGAGGACTGGATGGCGGGCCACGCGGCCGGCGCCGCGCCGGTGTCCGCGTGGGCGGCCCACCCGGCGACCGCCGCGCTGACGCAGGCGCTCGGCTGCAGCGTCAACGCCGTCCCGGCCGACCCGGGGCCGGCGCTCGCGGAGTTCTGCCACACGATCGGGTTCGACCCGGCCGGGCTGCCGGTGCCGCCGGAGGGTGCCGCGTGA
- a CDS encoding argininosuccinate synthase domain-containing protein — translation MSGYLLLHYDEFHTPLGLVSPLLTGDGPRVVLHVRVDDADDGGAAPAEGWVREHVDARDEFAAGYLTRAVKANAVYEGGYYLSAALSRPLLAAVCARSLRERGIGVLVHGFAGNDQLRFEMAVQALAPETTIVSVASLLGSQNDRNGDGYTVSTNLWGRSVEAGPLADPATRPPAEVFERAGAGFATDVPAALHTVSFERGVPVAFDGVASGLPDLLRRVEAAARPHGFGYTDLVEDGAIALKTRAVYESPAAIVLVAAHRDLERLVATRAQNRFKALVDQAWAELVYDGYWFDAQRESLDAYVDSVNRWVTGDVDLLFRPGGVHVVGRRSPHGLYGEAESIYRFGQDFGAREATAVASSLSAHMRASVRRGATARENGNPRWNA, via the coding sequence GTGAGCGGGTACCTCCTCCTCCACTACGACGAGTTCCACACGCCGCTCGGGCTCGTCTCGCCGCTGCTCACCGGCGACGGCCCGCGCGTCGTGCTGCACGTCCGCGTCGACGACGCCGACGACGGCGGCGCGGCGCCCGCCGAGGGCTGGGTGCGGGAGCACGTCGACGCGCGGGACGAGTTCGCCGCCGGGTACCTCACCCGCGCGGTCAAGGCGAACGCCGTGTACGAGGGCGGCTACTACCTCTCCGCCGCGCTGTCCCGCCCGCTGCTCGCCGCGGTGTGCGCGCGCTCGCTGCGCGAGCGCGGCATCGGCGTGCTGGTCCACGGCTTCGCCGGCAACGACCAGCTCCGCTTCGAGATGGCGGTGCAGGCGCTCGCGCCGGAGACGACGATCGTGTCGGTCGCCAGCCTGCTCGGCAGCCAGAACGACCGCAACGGCGACGGCTACACCGTCAGCACCAACCTCTGGGGCCGCAGCGTCGAGGCCGGCCCGCTCGCCGACCCCGCGACCCGCCCGCCCGCCGAGGTGTTCGAGCGCGCCGGGGCGGGGTTCGCCACCGACGTGCCCGCCGCGCTGCACACGGTGTCGTTCGAGCGAGGCGTGCCGGTGGCGTTCGACGGCGTCGCGAGCGGGCTGCCGGACCTGCTGCGCCGGGTGGAGGCGGCCGCGCGGCCGCACGGCTTCGGCTACACCGACCTGGTCGAGGACGGCGCGATCGCGCTGAAGACCCGTGCGGTCTACGAGTCGCCCGCCGCGATCGTGCTCGTCGCCGCGCACCGCGACCTGGAGCGCCTCGTCGCGACGCGCGCGCAGAACCGGTTCAAGGCGCTGGTCGACCAGGCGTGGGCCGAGCTGGTCTACGACGGCTACTGGTTCGACGCGCAGCGGGAGAGCCTGGACGCGTACGTCGACAGCGTGAACCGCTGGGTCACCGGCGACGTCGACCTGCTGTTCCGGCCCGGCGGCGTGCACGTCGTCGGCCGCCGGTCCCCGCACGGCCTCTACGGCGAGGCCGAGTCCATCTACCGCTTCGGCCAGGACTTCGGCGCGCGCGAGGCGACCGCGGTCGCCTCCTCGCTGTCGGCCCACATGCGCGCGTCGGTCCGGCGCGGCGCCACCGCACGAGAGAACGGGAACCCCCGATGGAACGCCTGA
- a CDS encoding arginine deiminase-related protein, whose product MCPPTYFDVEYSINPWMDVAVPVDKALAADQWQHLYDTLVELGDTIHLVDAAPGLPDMTFSGDAGMVWQRTFVPSNFRHPERQGEVAHYLPWFEANGYAIRPMPDDVVFEGLGDVVFHNARAFVGHGIRSDERAIEVLGEVVPRLEVLGSLEIVDDHYFHLAMALGFVDDDTVVYYPPAFTPESEVVIQKAVANAIPVSAEDANTFFACNNLVIGDTVLIDDCTPALREDLGAYGYRVRTVPMSEFKKSGGSLRCLVLSFM is encoded by the coding sequence ATGTGCCCTCCGACGTACTTCGACGTCGAGTACAGCATCAACCCCTGGATGGACGTCGCGGTGCCGGTGGACAAGGCGCTCGCGGCCGACCAGTGGCAGCACCTCTACGACACGCTGGTCGAGCTCGGCGACACGATCCACCTGGTGGACGCGGCGCCGGGGCTGCCGGACATGACGTTCTCCGGCGACGCCGGGATGGTGTGGCAGCGGACGTTCGTGCCGAGCAACTTCCGCCACCCGGAGCGGCAGGGCGAGGTCGCGCACTACCTGCCGTGGTTCGAGGCGAACGGCTACGCGATCCGGCCGATGCCGGACGACGTGGTGTTCGAGGGCCTCGGCGACGTGGTGTTCCACAACGCGCGCGCGTTCGTCGGCCACGGCATCCGCTCCGACGAGCGGGCGATCGAGGTGCTCGGCGAGGTCGTGCCGCGGCTCGAGGTGCTCGGCTCGCTGGAGATCGTCGACGACCACTACTTCCACCTCGCGATGGCGCTCGGGTTCGTCGACGACGACACGGTCGTCTACTACCCGCCGGCGTTCACGCCCGAGTCCGAGGTCGTGATCCAGAAGGCGGTCGCGAACGCGATCCCGGTCTCGGCGGAGGACGCGAACACGTTCTTCGCCTGCAACAACCTCGTCATCGGCGACACCGTCCTCATCGACGACTGCACGCCGGCGCTGCGCGAGGACCTCGGTGCGTACGGCTACCGCGTCCGCACCGTCCCCATGTCGGAGTTCAAGAAGAGCGGCGGGTCGCTGCGGTGCCTCGTCCTCAGCTTCATGTGA
- a CDS encoding carbamoyltransferase C-terminal domain-containing protein codes for MKVLGVNAVYHETSAALVVDGEVVAAVEEERFNRRKHGAEARVDNADELPLESIRYCLGAAGVTAAELDAVCYSFDPAARRRRNQLDPYAVPGSWGSLDGEAAFLAGLGRVERALSDALGEPVGDRLRWVPHHLAHAASSYYASPFDEAAILVADGIGEYDSTLLAYGSGGRITPVRTFSFPDSLGFLWERLSAFLGFSEYDACKVMGLAGYGDPRRYEDLMAKIVRVEPGAFAVDDNITQFRQPVSEELARLFGPLPSRIGRVHEDVAAALQHATNEIVLSLARSLYDARPTRGLCLAGGVALNCTANWVLKENGPHEEVYVPSAPHDAGTAVGAALHEYHRVRPRDAVRVRAGASPYTGPEFGDAEVLAAVERHGLTAARLDDAPAEAARRIAAGEVVGWFQGRMEFGPRALGNRSLLADPRDPYMRDKLNVKVKHREPFRPFAPSVLAERAAEWLELGRPSDSYEYMLYACPVREEVADRIPAVLHVDGTARVQLVTAGSNARYHALISAFHALTGVPVVLNTSFNDSEPIVCTPDDAIATFLKTDIDALFLGDHLVTKR; via the coding sequence ATGAAGGTCCTGGGGGTCAACGCGGTCTACCACGAGACGTCGGCGGCGCTCGTCGTCGACGGCGAGGTCGTGGCCGCGGTCGAGGAGGAGCGGTTCAACCGGCGCAAGCACGGCGCGGAGGCCCGCGTCGACAACGCCGACGAGCTGCCGCTGGAGTCGATCCGCTACTGCCTCGGCGCGGCCGGCGTGACGGCGGCCGAGCTCGACGCGGTCTGCTACTCGTTCGACCCGGCGGCACGCCGGCGGCGCAACCAGCTCGACCCGTACGCGGTGCCGGGGAGCTGGGGCAGCCTCGACGGCGAGGCGGCGTTCCTCGCCGGCCTGGGCCGCGTCGAGCGGGCGCTGTCGGACGCGCTCGGCGAGCCGGTCGGCGACCGGCTGCGCTGGGTCCCGCACCACCTCGCGCACGCCGCGTCGAGCTACTACGCGTCGCCGTTCGACGAGGCCGCGATCCTCGTCGCCGACGGCATCGGCGAGTACGACTCGACGCTGCTCGCGTACGGCTCGGGCGGGCGGATCACGCCGGTGCGGACGTTCTCGTTCCCGGATTCGCTCGGCTTCCTCTGGGAGCGGCTCAGCGCGTTCCTCGGCTTCTCCGAGTACGACGCCTGCAAGGTCATGGGCCTGGCCGGCTACGGCGACCCGCGGCGGTACGAGGACCTCATGGCGAAGATCGTGCGCGTCGAGCCGGGGGCGTTCGCGGTCGACGACAACATCACGCAGTTCCGGCAGCCGGTGTCGGAGGAGCTGGCCCGGCTGTTCGGCCCGCTGCCGTCGCGCATCGGCCGGGTGCACGAGGACGTCGCCGCCGCGCTCCAGCACGCCACGAACGAGATCGTGCTCTCGCTCGCCCGCAGCCTCTACGACGCCCGTCCCACGCGCGGCCTCTGCCTCGCCGGCGGCGTGGCGCTGAACTGCACCGCGAACTGGGTGCTCAAGGAGAACGGCCCGCACGAGGAGGTCTACGTCCCGAGCGCGCCGCACGACGCGGGCACCGCGGTCGGCGCGGCCCTGCACGAGTACCACCGGGTCCGCCCGCGGGACGCGGTGCGGGTGCGGGCCGGCGCGTCGCCGTACACCGGCCCGGAGTTCGGCGACGCGGAGGTCCTCGCGGCCGTCGAGCGGCACGGGCTGACGGCGGCCCGGCTCGACGACGCGCCGGCCGAGGCGGCCCGGCGGATCGCCGCGGGCGAGGTCGTCGGCTGGTTCCAGGGCCGCATGGAGTTCGGCCCGCGCGCGCTCGGCAACCGCTCGCTGCTCGCCGACCCGCGCGACCCGTACATGCGCGACAAGCTCAACGTGAAGGTCAAGCACCGCGAGCCGTTCCGGCCGTTCGCGCCCAGTGTGCTCGCCGAGCGGGCCGCGGAGTGGCTCGAGCTGGGCCGCCCGTCGGACAGCTACGAGTACATGCTCTACGCCTGCCCGGTGCGCGAGGAGGTCGCCGACCGGATCCCCGCCGTCCTCCACGTCGACGGCACGGCGCGGGTGCAGCTCGTGACGGCCGGGAGCAACGCGCGGTACCACGCGCTGATCTCGGCGTTCCACGCGCTGACCGGCGTGCCGGTCGTGCTGAACACGTCGTTCAACGACTCCGAGCCGATCGTCTGCACGCCGGACGACGCGATCGCGACGTTCCTCAAGACCGACATCGACGCGCTGTTCCTCGGCGACCACCTGGTGACGAAGCGATGA